Below is a window of Centroberyx gerrardi isolate f3 unplaced genomic scaffold, fCenGer3.hap1.cur.20231027 Scaffold_505, whole genome shotgun sequence DNA.
aattaaaaaaaacagtattggAACAATATATTGGCAAAATGATGTATCGGTCTAGGTCTAACCACAAGAGTGAAATAAATCAATTGGATTTAAAAAAGTGAGAAACTGTAAAGCATTACAGACACTGAAAAACAAccttcagatgttttttttaaaaagagatTACTTGTTGGATCTCTCACAAGTATTTTTATTGACAAATAATGTAATTATTGTGAGATTAAAGACACacactttatttacaaaaaagtaaagtaaacatTCAAATGACACTTTATAaactgaaaaacatgttttctgttgATCCTGATGCTCTACAGGCACAGTAATCTAGCTTGTTTATTTCACTGAGTTTGAGAAATCTGTCAACTGAATTAAATTGccaattacattttcagccaGTAATCCTGAAATGACACTTTGAAAGTACCATGAGGCTGTCTTGATCTGGAAGTGAATCGTTATTCCTGATCAGTCGTACTCATCCTGCATGCTGAGATCTAACATTTCCACAGAAATCTCAATCTCAAATCTTTCTCAGGCTCGTCCTGTCaccaacatttacattttacactttacATTCTAGTCTAGTCTCTTATCCACTGCGGTCAACAGTAGAGTGACCCTGCTTTCACATGCTATCGGATCTATCGGACAAACAAAATCCCTACTCGAAAATGTAATATTAACGGCCTTCAAAGTTGAATGATAAAGTTAGAAAGTCAGAGAAAATTTTGCTACCTGAGATTCTGAGTAATGACGCAATGATGATCTTTAACTTTCTCGATGTGGCGAGCAAGAAAACACTTCTTTACACATGCAACTTTATTACAGGTTTGTAGTTAGCCAGAACAAAAATGATAACTAACATTTAATGTTTAAATGAAGTCTGTTAAAGTAGCTTGTtaattagcttgttagcttgcaGGACAGCCATGTTTGTTTAGCGTTTGTCTTCCGGGATGGATTTTACAAAAATAGCACGTGAAAGCAACGCTGCTTAGCAGtcgacttggaagtcctggatgtcggactttcccacctgCATGTGAAGGAGGCATAAATTTCAATTCCACAACCGACAGCCAGGGGGTCAatagatgaagatgatgatgatgatgatgatgatgatgatagagaaatgaagggaaagaCAGAACAATAGCTGAGGAGATAAATAGAGACTAGATGCCAATGAAATCCAGTCAGGGAAGTAGCCTATTTGCTAACTGGCACATTTATAGAAATGTTTACAAATATGCACTGACCCTATCAAATTAactaatgaaatgaataaataaataaatacatacataaataaatggtGTGAGCTCTGAGATCTTTACATAAAGCTAAAATATTAGATAATGGGATTAACCACAGAGAAAAATGCTTCAGCCAATTCcattcctcttccttcttccttcatCTCACTGGTTCTGCTCCATCTGCTGTTCTATCTGCAGCTTCATCCTCTCAAACTCTGCCTTGTTCTTCCTCACCAGCTCCAAGATGTCTTCTTCATCCCTCTGGTAGGCCTGGAGGAGTTGTTCTGTCTGAAGGGTCTCATCTTCCCTCCTGGACTTCATGTCCACCAGCCTGCTGAGCCTGCTGACCCGCTCCATCAGGTACTTGGAGTAGACCTCGGTGTAGGTTCTTGAGATCATGTTGACCTGGTTGCAGCTGATCGAGGCTCGGAGGAACACGTCCCGCAGGAGTCTCCGGTGGAACATCTTCCTGTCGTCGTCCAGGACCACAAAGTCCATGAGCTGTGGAGAGAAGTCGATTTTGATGATGTTCGACAGCATCTGGAAGAAGAGGAACATCCTCTCCCACTTTTCCTTCACCGCTCCTAAGACTGCCAGACCTTTCACCAGCTGGTCTATGGTCGACGCCAAGGCTATTTCCCTCGTTCTGCATTTCTTCAAGGCCAGAGAGGTTTCCACCAGACTCTCCTCCGCCATCCTCATGTCTTCCCTGTTTTTCTCAGCCAACTCTCTTGCCTTCTCCAGTTTAACTCCGCACTGCGTGACTCTGAACTCGGTGATGCTGGTTTTGACAGTCCTGCTAGTTTTTTTTGGGAAAAACTCTGCTATTACCTCAACAGTACATTTATAGATCCTTTCCTTTCTGCCGGGGTAGGATTTCATCGCTTTGTCATAGTTGTGTCGATCCTGTCGGAGTTCCTCTGCCAGGTCCTTAGCGACCTGCTCTGTCCTGCGTTTGGTCTCAGCTGCCAACTTCTCTCTCATTTCGTTTTCCATGATCGCGTCCTTGACaatttcctccttctctttatAGCAACGCTTGGAGTCGACACAAGCCTTCAGAAGTTCCTTGATGATGCCGTGGACCTTTGAGAATTTCTTCATCGGTTCAACAGACAGCTTGACGCACTCTGACGAAATTTCGCCGATCCGCCGGAGCTTCGACGCCAGGCGGCTCTGAACCGGCTCGTCATCGCCTTGAGACTCCAGCACTTCTCTCAGGTATTGTGGAGTAACGGCGCTGTAGAGGCGGATCTGGTCCATGCTGCTGTGGGATTTATTGAACGCCTCCCATCCAGAGTTACAAACCTGCATCAGACAGGCGTGGAAGGAGTCCGGGTTCCTGAGGAATCTGTAGCTGCCTTCAGGAGGGTTTTCATTGACGGAGAAGTCTCTGTCGGAGCAGGCGAGGACCAGCTCGGTCAAGATGGTGATGGAGTGCGGGGCCGGCATCAGGTATTCCTCCCAGGCTTCATGCTGCTGCAGCCGGCTGTCGGTCAGACAGAGATCCCGCACTGCGGCTGCCTCCAAACTCCCATCTGTCTCTGTAGACctggaaacaacaaaacaccgAGCTGAGACGGAGCCGAGTGAACCCGCTGTCATCTGACAAGACTCCTATGTGtttgaatggggagtcgtcTAAGTTCTGACATACAATCATTTGATTGATACTTACAAAAACCGCTGAATTGTGTTAAAGTTTGTTCCAAaggaacagaaaaaatatttttttcctcttactGATGCTGAACGCAGCTCCATCCACTGCTTCACCAAACAGTCAGATAACGACATTTAACACAAATCTggctcccatcatgcatctgtcactgtatcagctgtcagcagtgatgtcatcatgcaGTCCACAGTCGGAGCTGATGGTTATATATCTGACAATATCACGCTATtcaattatttaaaatgtattaataaaacGGTTGAAGTTGCCTCCCACTTGCATCAGTTTTGGTAAATAAAGTTCTGCAGCTGCATGAACCTGAAAGTCTGATTGGTGGATTTTATTTCGATGATTTGTACACAAAGGTGTCGATTGGTCAGTTTCACTGACGACACGTTTTACATTGTCAGAGCCGCCATCTTTAGCGTTACAGACAGTGACCTATctctatataatatatattatctatataatattatatataatataatactgtctcaaagtaacaaagtaacaaattacatttactcatgacTGTAACTGAGCACTTGTGTACTTTTTGTGTACTACTGTGTACTGTGAACTTACAATTTTCATAGTCAGAAGCTGCCCAAACTGAATCACGTTGCATGAATCCTGTTTATTCATGCTTTACTTTATGTACGTTATTTTGAGTTTTTTAATTACGCTTTTTAATTAATAATACCTAAAAGACTCTGTCTTCTTGTTGTTTTAGCATTGGAAGGTAAAGATcttatgtaataatgtattttactCTGAGtagcccccccacacacccacatacacacactcacactcacacacacacacacacacacacacacacactcacactcacacacacacacacacactcacattgtCCCAGAGGTTTATGTAGGTTTCGATGTCACTGCAGTTCCTGCTGCTCACCGCCAGAGGGCGATATGTTACTGTCCAGTCCAAGTAACGGCacaatatttctgtctgtgaagagaaaacacaaatattaaccattatgactttattcattttttatacTCAAACTCTTCAGCTTCCCTGCTtggaaacacacaaaacaaaacaaactgtgaTTATTGTTTTCCAGCTTCATTTCCCTGCAGTTTGAGCCGCGCCACCTGACAGATGATTTCAGCTGATTTCAGATCTGCTGCAGCAGTGAATTTATCTCAGATCTCAGTCTGTTGGCAGCAGACAGTGGGGAGACGGAGCgtcacaggttcgattcccaccAGGCTCGATCCCCACCTGGTTCCATCCCACCTGGTTCCATCCCCACCTGGTTCCATCCCTACCTGGTTCCATCCCACCTGGTTCCATCCCTACCTGGTTCCATCCCACCTGGTTCCATCCCCACCTGGTTCCATCCCCACCTGGTTCCATCCCCACCTGGTTCCATCTCCACCTGGTTCCATTACACCTGGTTCCATCCCCACCTGGTTCCATCCCACCTGGTTCCATCCCTACCTGGTTCCATCCCACCATCTATAATATCTATATAATCTTTTATGTGATATAATGTAATGATTTAGCCACATACAGCAGTACACACACTACATATACTACATGCAGTAGTactcacactacatacatactacataaaGTATTATTGatactacatacatactgcATACAGCAGTAGGTGCTGGGCCATAACCAACTTATCAGAATaattttttgtttctctctgcagttttaTCTGttcatagtttttttttgtctattctTTTGATTTACCCTTAATTGTTTGAATTCAATGTTAATTTTCaatttactttcatttttctgttttctgtgtttttattttagtgcTGAATTTAAAGCACTTAACAGacatataatgataataataataataataataataataataatgacaataataataataatgacaataataataataataataataataataataatgataataataataataataataataataataataatgacattgaattcttttttttcgttttttcaagttttttcAAAACTATCAAAATCCCAAAATCTCCAAAGAAACTTTAAAGCGCCTTTTGCCTTAAAGACCTGGTTCAGTTAGAGTTAAATCAGTCTgcaaagacagaagaaaagtttgtttttcctgcttgTAAGGCAGAAAAAGCctgaaaatataaaagaaagtCTGTAAAATCAGACAGAAGAGGCACTTACACTGTGACTGACGGTTCAGGTCAGGTTCAAACTGACTGCAGCGTCCAGAGACTCAAGACTTCATCTCCATCCTgctctctgattggtggaggtGGGGTAGGCGGGGCACTGCAAAAGGACAAACTTGATTGGTTGTAGGATCCAACTCTGTTTCCTCCGTTCTGTTtcctgtatgtttttattttgtaaaacaCAAGCTTGTCTGCTCGCGCTCGGCTTCTTAAAGTTTTCAGAAAGTTGCCGTATGTTTGAGCCCTCTGACCTGGCAACCAATCGGCACCTCCATTGCTGTGTGGGATCCACCAATAGCGGCAGGCGGTGGGCGGGGCAGTGAGCGGCCTGCTGGGCTCCAGTGGGCTCGTCAGTTAGAAACCAGcctgacagcagacagcaggtaGGATCACTGGCTGCTCTCAGCCTCGCTTtcaacttctttcaaaatgtcacaAGTCAAATCTGACTTGAAGCTTTGATGGTTCCAACTAGTTGTTTCATCATCGAATGTTATATTTACCATATTTCCCCTGtttgaaacaagttaaattattAGCTTCTCTAAGCTTCTTACAGTTTCTCTAAGCTGgttggctgctgctgtgtgagaaGCTCAGATGAACTCAGGTTTCTGGTTTCTAGTCTGCAGGTCTGAACCCAAACTTCTCAACAGGAAAATTCAGACTGAAACTACAATATTTCATGTTGGCATCAAGCAgcagacattttcaacatggaGAAAAGGTTGGTGCATAATGTCCTCGGACTGAAAACCTACCTAAACCTGTCTAATGCCTCTAATAACTTGACTCAGAggtgggactcgagtcacatgacttggactcgagtcaaactcgagtcacagttttaatcacttgagtcttgacttgatgcatgaagagaagacttgagacttgact
It encodes the following:
- the LOC144538425 gene encoding uncharacterized protein LOC144538425, with amino-acid sequence MSTETDGSLEAAAVRDLCLTDSRLQQHEAWEEYLMPAPHSITILTELVLACSDRDFSVNENPPEGSYRFLRNPDSFHACLMQVCNSGWEAFNKSHSSMDQIRLYSAVTPQYLREVLESQGDDEPVQSRLASKLRRIGEISSECVKLSVEPMKKFSKVHGIIKELLKACVDSKRCYKEKEEIVKDAIMENEMREKLAAETKRRTEQVAKDLAEELRQDRHNYDKAMKSYPGRKERIYKCTVEVIAEFFPKKTSRTVKTSITEFRVTQCGVKLEKARELAEKNREDMRMAEESLVETSLALKKCRTREIALASTIDQLVKGLAVLGAVKEKWERMFLFFQMLSNIIKIDFSPQLMDFVVLDDDRKMFHRRLLRDVFLRASISCNQVNMISRTYTEVYSKYLMERVSRLSRLVDMKSRREDETLQTEQLLQAYQRDEEDILELVRKNKAEFERMKLQIEQQMEQNQ